The Ananas comosus cultivar F153 linkage group 6, ASM154086v1, whole genome shotgun sequence genome segment cctcctcttcgtcaATGGCAGCCCGCGACATCGGGGGATTCCTCTCGAAGCAGCCCTACCATCCCCCTTCCTGGGCTTCGCACCTCCGCCCCATCCCTTCCCACTCCCTCTCCCTCGGACACGTACCCGCCCCCTTCTTTGTTCCCCTTTTCtcgaatttaattttgaattttgcaggTCAATTTAAGGATCAATACAAGTAATTAGGGTAAATGGAAGCGAAtcaataattcataatttaatagggtgtaaagttttttttttttttttttttttttgaaaatcaaaccATTTCTCAAATTAATATGGagagtttaatttgaaaaattctaGGGGCCTTCGAAATGTTATTTTGTggtttatataattaatatattgtacATCTATTCTTTCTACATTAAAGAAGGATTTGGGAGGACCATAGGTGACCCATGTCCCcctcccaaaccctcctttattCTCTTTCCCCTCCTTtattctctctctactcttctctctctctctctctctctctctctctctctaNTAATTTGTATCCAATACGAAACTAAATGTTAGGTCTACTGTTAGACTGTTGGATTTGAGGAAGTGGCAGTAGAATAGTCCGGTTTCTAGCTAAAATTATCGCGAAAGATCATCATCTATGTTATCAAAGAGTCATTTTTAGATGCCTAGCGCGACAAAAGTTTTGTTCGTTGTACTTGTGATCAGAATCTCTTATTAGTGTTGTTAGCATTAAGATTATACCCTTGTTACGTCGAATGCCCGAGCTCCTGTATTAGCATGATATACTACTTCTGCATGTTTCGTTTAGCTATCTTCTTACACTCTCTTTGGTCGCTCGTCAGCTTCCGACTCCAATTCACAAGTGGAACCTTCCTAACCTTCCAGAAGGCACTGAAGTCTGGATTAAGGTTTAACTCGGAATTATTATAAGCTGCTTGAGGATGTTCACTTGATTTCGTGCTTTCTGAACCTGGCATTCTTTTCGAAATTCTAGCGTGACGACCTCTCAGGAATGCAATTGAGCGGCAATAAGGTCAGGAAACTCGAATTCTTGATGGCTGACGCTGTGGCACAAGGAGCGGACTGCGTCATCACGGTGGGAGGTATCCAGAGCAACCACTGTCGTGCAACTGCTGTGGCGGCGAGATATCTTAATCTTGACTGCTATCTGATACTACGCACCTCCAAGGTTACAAAAATTAGAAATGGCTGAAAGTGCAGATGCTTAAAGTTGATATCTTGATCAGACATTTTGATTGACTAATTGGTACTCTTACAGGTTCTTGTGGATAAAGATCCTGGTTTGGTCGGTAATCTCCTAGTTGAACGCCTAGTAGGAGCACACATCGAACTTGTTTCAAAAGAAGAATATGCCAAAATAGGCAGCGTGGTTTGTTCACCTCTGTCATTCCTTATCGTACTGGCATTAATCAAGTCTCTGGGTTTCAGCTAATTATACGTTAAGTTTAGACCGATGTTTCTAAGTCACATACgttaagttttctttttcttgctgCTTTAATTTGATTTCTTACTTATCATCAAATGATTCGTTACTCTATTCTTTGGGCCTAGGCTCTTGCCGACATGCTGAAAAGGAGACTTGTAAATGAAGGAAGAAAGCCGTATGTGATTCCTGTCGGTGGATCAAATTCTCTTGGAACTTGGTATGTCAATAAGCAAACAAAATGAATAACAATGCCTCTTCCGATGTCATAtttcatcattatttttttacttgtttCCATTTCCTAAAAAATATGCCGAGAAACTGAAACTTGTGGAGATACCGAAACATGCCCTGAACTCATCTATTGgcatttcttttcaattttcttaGCCCTTTGGCTTCTTCTGAAGTACTCGTTACAATGGTTGCTATTTCAGGGGATACATTGAGGCAATGCGGGAGATTGAGCAACAAACCCGTTTATCTGGTTTTCAGTTTGATGACATTGTAGTTGCATGCGGCAGGTTATTTTCTTGCCAAGCAAATTTTTACATCTTTTAGAATGCTTATTAGTTACTATCCATAATTATATGATCCATGGCCTAAGAGCTTGTTTTTATTTCGGAACCATTCTAATACTGTTATATGCTGGAAAGGAGTTTGCATTAAAGCTGGCTTCCTTTTATACACTTAGCTATCGAGATTTCAGTGTGTTAGCTTCCTGTCAAATTTGGAGCTGTCACAGAAAGAGCTTCAAAACAGATAGGAAGTTAAATGACTTTGCATAGCACATACTACATTTGCACACATGAGCTATTTCTCTTTATGTTTTAATTATCCAT includes the following:
- the LOC109711348 gene encoding putative D-cysteine desulfhydrase 1, mitochondrial, with protein sequence MRSSGYCLLRPAICGAASCSAAVPLLPLRSPCQRRSSRRRNSRSLSVSSSSSSSSSSSSSMAARDIGGFLSKQPYHPPSWASHLRPIPSHSLSLGHLPTPIHKWNLPNLPEGTEVWIKRDDLSGMQLSGNKVRKLEFLMADAVAQGADCVITVGGIQSNHCRATAVAARYLNLDCYLILRTSKVLVDKDPGLVGNLLVERLVGAHIELVSKEEYAKIGSVALADMLKRRLVNEGRKPYVIPVGGSNSLGTWGYIEAMREIEQQTRLSGFQFDDIVVACGSGGTIAGLSLGSSLSSLKAKVHAFSVCDDPDYFYDYVQGLIDGLQAGVDSHDIVDIENAKGLGYAMNTAEELEFVKKIAAATGIVLDPVYSGKAAYGMLKDMDNNPAKWKGRRVLFVHTGGLLGLYDKTEQMASLVGNWRRMEVDESVPRKDGTGKMF